A single genomic interval of Lacrimispora sphenoides JCM 1415 harbors:
- a CDS encoding SDR family NAD(P)-dependent oxidoreductase has protein sequence MKNEIYQNMFTLAGKKALIPGGTGGLGSAIARAFLQNGADVAVCGGHPEKAAHLEEEAKQASRSFFSLRCDIRDRDDVSDMLDQVDKAFGRIDILVNSAGMNRLLPAEDYDEDTFDQVMDLNVKGIHTVTRAVGKRFMIPNRYGRIVNLSSVKGFIGAKQDYIAYCTSKGAANMYTKQLACEWGKYGITCNAIAPTFVRTPINSFQLDDPAFLEKLTDRIPLGRIGREEDIAAAALYLCSDAASFVTGQILGVDGGLTAMQ, from the coding sequence ATGAAAAATGAGATCTATCAAAATATGTTCACACTGGCTGGAAAGAAGGCCCTGATCCCGGGAGGAACCGGAGGTCTGGGAAGCGCCATTGCCAGAGCCTTCCTGCAAAACGGAGCTGATGTGGCTGTATGCGGCGGGCATCCGGAAAAGGCTGCCCATCTTGAGGAAGAGGCAAAACAGGCCAGCCGCAGTTTTTTTTCCCTGCGCTGCGACATTCGTGACCGGGATGATGTATCAGATATGCTTGATCAGGTGGACAAGGCATTTGGCCGAATCGATATCCTGGTTAACAGCGCCGGGATGAACCGGCTGCTTCCGGCGGAGGATTACGACGAAGATACCTTTGATCAGGTAATGGACTTAAATGTAAAAGGCATTCACACAGTAACCCGTGCGGTAGGAAAGCGTTTCATGATTCCCAACCGGTATGGGCGTATCGTCAATCTCTCTTCCGTAAAGGGCTTTATCGGCGCAAAACAGGATTATATCGCTTATTGCACCAGCAAAGGCGCAGCCAATATGTACACAAAGCAATTAGCCTGTGAATGGGGAAAATACGGCATTACCTGCAATGCCATCGCACCCACCTTTGTGCGGACGCCTATTAACTCATTCCAGCTGGATGATCCTGCATTTTTAGAAAAGCTGACGGACCGCATCCCTCTTGGGCGCATCGGCCGTGAAGAGGATATTGCTGCCGCCGCACTGTATTTATGCAGCGATGCCGCCTCCTTTGTGACCGGCCAGATCCTTGGTGTGGACGGAGGCTTAACGGCCATGCAGTAA
- a CDS encoding ABC transporter ATP-binding protein gives MRILSNFIKRNKALTLFTLLFLLLQTLCILLIPYFTEEIVDIGIAQNDINVVLSIAIKMLIAAGVGVLFSTSCTYFSARLSSLLGKTIREDLFSHIQALSLEDQKKYGPASLATRSSGDVANIQQVLVMIIQMILPGPFIGIIAVIMTARVSIELAVTVALTIILFFGAVVYIFYKCMGNMKAIQVRIDAMVAKLREVFVGVKIIRAFDNAVYEQNRTDDTFEAHADNMIQINRRFAFISPIAFLALGLVLSAVLWLGIFDVADGTVQIGTITAVIEYVTLALLQLLAGALVTVMIPRSVASLARIEAVLNHDPAISDAQAVEDSKYNAGAHEVVRFDHVCFQYPGAENAVLNDINFSCKRGQTLAIIGATASGKSTIAKILMRFDDIQAGSIRLGDVDIRNLSQNFLRSRMSYVPQTAFLFSGTIRDNLKYADAAISDEQMYRAAKIAQADEFISQLQDGYESFVARGGGNFSGGQKQRLCIARALAKPADVYMFDDSFSALDNQTDANLRKAIKQNLQDAAIIIVAQKLSSIVDADEIIVLDKGEIVGKGTHKELLAQNAVYQEFARSQQLKGRDE, from the coding sequence ATGCGTATTTTATCAAATTTTATAAAAAGGAATAAAGCACTTACTCTTTTTACGCTGCTGTTCCTGCTGTTACAGACATTGTGTATTCTTTTAATTCCATATTTCACGGAGGAAATCGTTGATATCGGTATTGCACAGAACGATATCAACGTTGTTTTATCCATTGCAATAAAGATGTTAATCGCAGCCGGAGTTGGCGTTCTTTTCTCAACATCGTGTACATACTTTTCCGCTCGACTGTCTTCTCTTTTGGGTAAAACTATCCGGGAGGATTTGTTTTCACATATTCAAGCGCTTTCTCTGGAGGACCAAAAGAAATATGGGCCAGCTTCTTTGGCTACGCGAAGCAGCGGTGACGTTGCCAATATTCAGCAGGTCTTGGTTATGATTATTCAGATGATTCTTCCTGGGCCGTTTATTGGAATCATCGCAGTGATTATGACTGCCCGTGTTTCGATAGAACTGGCTGTAACCGTAGCTTTGACTATTATCCTCTTTTTCGGCGCTGTCGTTTACATCTTCTATAAATGTATGGGTAATATGAAAGCAATACAAGTGCGAATAGATGCAATGGTAGCGAAATTGCGCGAAGTCTTTGTCGGTGTAAAAATTATCCGTGCTTTTGACAACGCTGTCTACGAACAGAACCGGACGGATGACACCTTTGAAGCACACGCCGATAATATGATCCAGATCAATCGTCGTTTCGCTTTTATCAGCCCTATTGCTTTTCTGGCCTTAGGTCTTGTGCTGTCCGCTGTATTGTGGCTAGGTATTTTTGATGTGGCAGATGGAACCGTGCAAATCGGAACCATCACAGCGGTGATCGAATATGTAACCCTAGCGCTTCTGCAGCTATTGGCAGGTGCACTGGTTACGGTTATGATTCCCCGCTCCGTAGCATCGCTGGCCCGAATTGAAGCTGTGCTAAATCATGATCCGGCTATTTCGGATGCGCAGGCTGTGGAGGACAGCAAATACAATGCCGGTGCCCATGAGGTTGTTCGGTTTGATCACGTTTGCTTTCAATATCCCGGTGCGGAAAACGCTGTTTTAAACGATATCAACTTTAGTTGTAAACGCGGACAAACCTTGGCAATTATCGGGGCCACCGCTTCCGGTAAAAGCACGATTGCTAAAATCCTGATGCGTTTTGATGATATTCAGGCGGGTTCCATCCGTTTGGGTGATGTAGATATCCGAAATCTTTCGCAAAACTTTCTGCGAAGCCGTATGAGCTATGTGCCGCAAACCGCATTCCTCTTTAGCGGTACGATACGGGACAATTTAAAGTATGCCGATGCTGCGATTAGTGATGAGCAGATGTACAGGGCAGCTAAAATTGCGCAGGCCGATGAGTTTATAAGTCAGTTGCAGGACGGCTACGAGTCCTTTGTCGCGCGAGGGGGAGGCAACTTCTCCGGCGGACAAAAACAAAGGCTCTGCATCGCCCGTGCTTTGGCAAAACCGGCAGATGTGTATATGTTTGATGACAGTTTTTCTGCACTGGACAATCAAACAGATGCTAATCTTAGAAAAGCGATTAAGCAGAATTTGCAGGATGCGGCAATTATAATCGTAGCACAAAAGTTGAGCAGTATTGTGGATGCTGACGAGATTATCGTTTTGGATAAGGGCGAGATCGTGGGGAAAGGCACTCACAAAGAGCTGTTGGCCCAAAATGCTGTTTATCAGGAATTTGCACGATCGCAGCAGCTCAAAGGGAGGGATGAATAA
- a CDS encoding YhcH/YjgK/YiaL family protein, producing the protein MIFGNIYKPMLEEQFAVLPAPLRNAIRFLKDNDMAAHEPGVFNIELDGLPIILQVLDLETKGREDLRPEIHRKNIDVQFLAKGGPEEAGFYSKEETGQVDEDLLDTPRDILFFCNDPEAPEGRIRLVPGSYAIYFPWDVHIPAIQAGDSPAAIRKIVIKVPLESCLPGDVRQGE; encoded by the coding sequence ATGATTTTCGGAAACATATATAAACCCATGCTGGAGGAACAGTTTGCCGTGCTTCCGGCTCCCCTGCGCAATGCCATCCGCTTTTTAAAGGACAACGATATGGCAGCTCATGAACCAGGGGTATTTAATATAGAACTGGACGGCCTGCCCATTATTCTGCAGGTCCTTGATTTAGAAACAAAAGGCCGGGAGGACCTTCGTCCGGAAATTCATAGAAAAAATATTGACGTACAGTTTCTTGCCAAGGGCGGTCCGGAAGAGGCCGGTTTTTACAGCAAGGAAGAAACAGGGCAGGTGGACGAGGATCTTCTTGACACTCCCAGGGACATTCTTTTCTTTTGCAATGATCCTGAAGCTCCGGAGGGACGCATCCGCCTGGTTCCAGGCTCCTATGCCATTTATTTCCCTTGGGATGTCCATATCCCCGCTATCCAGGCCGGAGACAGCCCTGCGGCGATCCGTAAGATCGTTATAAAAGTACCTCTTGAAAGCTGCCTGCCCGGTGACGTCCGGCAGGGGGAATGA
- a CDS encoding zinc-binding alcohol dehydrogenase family protein, translating into MKAVQIVKPYELKVIDVEMPVMDEKNNVLIKMTAAGICGSDVGIYHGTNAAATYPRVIGHEMVGKVAETGPSIKNLKVGDRVIINQVTSCGHCYPCRIGRGNVCDHLAVRGVHIDGGYREYIAVPESDCYVLPDSLSDEDAVMIEPATIGIQSCTRAELDKDDMLLIYGSGALGSSILKTARLICDHIIVADIQDDKLETAKKNGAAYTINTLKEDLQEKVKEYTHMRGATVSIDAVCSKDSLTQLLQATGNAGRVMTMGFSTSPTEITQFAVTSKELDVRGSRLQNKMFGKAIELINEGKLDLSGSVSHTFPLIRAQEAFDLVDSHDPSIRKIVLTFDF; encoded by the coding sequence ATGAAAGCGGTACAGATTGTAAAACCATATGAGTTAAAAGTCATCGATGTAGAAATGCCGGTAATGGACGAAAAAAATAACGTGCTGATTAAAATGACCGCTGCGGGAATTTGCGGCTCTGATGTAGGTATTTATCATGGAACCAATGCTGCGGCTACTTATCCCAGGGTCATTGGACATGAGATGGTGGGAAAAGTGGCGGAAACCGGACCCTCAATCAAGAACTTAAAGGTGGGTGACCGTGTGATCATCAACCAGGTGACAAGCTGCGGCCATTGTTATCCCTGCCGGATCGGAAGAGGGAATGTATGCGACCATCTGGCTGTACGCGGCGTTCACATTGACGGAGGCTACCGTGAATACATAGCCGTACCGGAATCAGATTGTTATGTACTTCCGGATTCCCTTTCTGATGAAGACGCTGTTATGATCGAGCCTGCTACCATTGGCATCCAATCCTGCACCCGTGCAGAGTTAGACAAGGATGACATGCTTTTAATTTACGGTTCCGGCGCTCTTGGAAGCTCCATATTAAAGACCGCCCGTTTGATCTGTGACCATATCATTGTTGCGGACATCCAGGATGATAAGCTGGAAACAGCTAAAAAGAACGGGGCTGCTTATACGATCAATACCTTGAAGGAGGACCTTCAGGAAAAGGTTAAGGAGTATACTCACATGAGAGGAGCCACGGTTTCCATAGATGCCGTTTGCAGCAAGGATTCCCTGACCCAGCTTCTCCAGGCTACCGGAAATGCCGGCCGGGTCATGACCATGGGATTTTCTACGTCCCCTACGGAGATCACTCAGTTTGCCGTTACCTCTAAGGAGCTTGATGTAAGAGGTTCCCGTCTGCAGAATAAGATGTTTGGAAAGGCCATTGAACTGATCAATGAGGGAAAACTGGATCTTAGCGGTTCTGTTTCTCATACCTTCCCCCTGATTCGTGCCCAGGAGGCGTTTGACCTTGTGGACAGCCATGATCCGTCCATTCGTAAGATCGTTCTGACCTTTGATTTTTAA
- a CDS encoding dihydrodipicolinate synthase family protein, with product MKKLYVASITPFQENGEINESAARQLWERNISEGADGFFIGGSSGECFLLTREERVRSFELASEYADRADIFAHVGSISTEEAVFYAKKAKDMGIRNIAATPPLYFGFSEKEIAGYYYDIAEAIGQPVLYYNIPSSTHRELEVSHPDIQALLKSGAIGSVKHTNLNLLQMERMRNINPDIKCFGGFESCMVAFLAFGCDGFIGSSFNFMLPQFQRVMEQYLEGKEEEARILQTKCNNILDVLLKNGLCASLKYIVSSQGIPAGEVRKPMLPLTQEKKAEMDQVLKQYLEIR from the coding sequence ATGAAGAAATTATACGTTGCTTCCATCACTCCGTTTCAAGAGAATGGAGAAATCAATGAATCCGCTGCAAGGCAGCTGTGGGAGAGAAACATTTCAGAGGGAGCGGATGGATTCTTTATCGGAGGAAGCTCGGGAGAGTGTTTTCTGCTGACCAGAGAGGAGAGGGTCCGTTCCTTTGAACTTGCTTCAGAATATGCAGACCGTGCGGATATATTCGCTCATGTAGGATCCATCAGTACGGAGGAGGCTGTATTCTATGCAAAAAAGGCAAAGGATATGGGCATTCGGAATATTGCAGCGACTCCTCCGCTTTACTTTGGATTCTCGGAGAAGGAGATCGCAGGATATTACTACGATATTGCTGAGGCAATCGGCCAGCCGGTTCTCTATTATAACATCCCATCCAGCACCCACAGAGAGCTGGAAGTTTCCCATCCGGATATTCAGGCGCTCTTAAAATCCGGTGCAATAGGATCTGTAAAGCATACCAATCTTAATCTGCTTCAGATGGAGCGGATGAGGAATATAAATCCGGATATTAAGTGCTTCGGAGGCTTTGAAAGCTGTATGGTGGCTTTCCTTGCCTTTGGCTGTGACGGCTTTATCGGAAGCAGCTTCAATTTTATGCTGCCCCAGTTTCAGCGTGTGATGGAGCAGTATCTGGAAGGAAAGGAGGAGGAAGCCAGAATCCTCCAGACCAAATGCAACAACATCCTGGATGTACTTTTAAAGAACGGATTGTGCGCGAGCTTAAAGTATATCGTTTCCAGCCAGGGAATTCCGGCCGGAGAAGTGAGAAAGCCCATGCTGCCTTTGACTCAAGAGAAGAAAGCTGAGATGGATCAGGTGCTTAAGCAGTATCTGGAAATCCGTTAG
- a CDS encoding cyclase family protein — MSAYELGNGLRVIDLTKQLDPETETRRCHLFRFNTGGPIPDFHTIMDLTSHLGTHVECPYHHNDNWTDVQGLPISTFMGRAILVNIDHMEPNGKIKGEDLEKACGGRIKEGDIVILDSPRKLPPFTPASNTKEDERLFICRETAEWLKEKKVKCVGFGDGVSIESNNEDVCAFHDVLMEVDVVFLEVLKNLEELTTDTFFMSYAPMPIKGLDSCPIRAYAIEGIAEFSK, encoded by the coding sequence ATGAGCGCATATGAACTGGGAAATGGGTTAAGAGTCATTGATTTAACAAAGCAGCTGGATCCGGAAACTGAGACAAGAAGGTGTCATTTATTCCGTTTTAACACAGGTGGTCCAATCCCGGATTTCCACACCATTATGGACTTAACCAGCCACTTAGGCACTCATGTGGAATGTCCATATCACCACAATGATAACTGGACAGACGTACAGGGTCTGCCGATCAGCACCTTCATGGGCCGTGCGATCCTTGTAAACATCGATCATATGGAGCCTAATGGCAAGATTAAGGGAGAAGATTTAGAAAAAGCCTGCGGCGGCCGCATCAAAGAAGGTGATATTGTTATCCTGGATTCCCCGCGTAAGCTTCCTCCATTCACTCCTGCTTCTAACACGAAAGAGGATGAGCGCCTTTTCATCTGCCGTGAGACTGCAGAGTGGTTAAAGGAGAAGAAAGTAAAATGCGTTGGCTTTGGCGACGGCGTTTCCATTGAGAGCAACAATGAAGATGTGTGCGCATTCCATGACGTTCTGATGGAGGTTGATGTGGTATTCTTAGAGGTATTAAAGAATTTAGAAGAGCTGACCACTGACACATTCTTCATGTCCTACGCTCCAATGCCGATCAAAGGTCTGGATTCCTGCCCGATCCGTGCATATGCCATCGAAGGAATTGCGGAATTTTCGAAATAA
- a CDS encoding ketopantoate reductase family protein, with protein MKIAVIGAGAMGSIYGSHLSLNNEVYMVDTAPAVVEHIQKEGIMLLEDNEEHVYRPNAVTSTEGMEPVDLVILFVKSLYSRAALDTNRSLIGPGTYVMTLQNGSGHEDILEEFVSRDHMVIGTTEDNGAVLGLGYVKRGGTGNTNVGMLAEDKEQFLPRLKEAFESCGFRVNVHSNIQQLIWNKLFTNVSLSAVTGILQVDIGYIASNEHAWNMTVRLIKEAASVARGLGLHADDDEIIEKVKKTSEMSPNGCTSIRADLQNGRKTEVDTISGSVIRAAKKCGIPVPIHEFLVEMVHAMEDKSR; from the coding sequence ATGAAGATTGCTGTTATAGGGGCAGGGGCCATGGGTTCCATCTATGGTTCCCATTTGTCCCTGAACAATGAAGTATATATGGTAGATACGGCGCCTGCAGTTGTGGAGCACATTCAAAAGGAAGGGATCATGCTTCTGGAAGATAACGAGGAGCATGTTTACCGTCCCAATGCTGTTACTTCCACAGAGGGTATGGAGCCTGTGGACCTTGTCATTCTGTTCGTTAAATCCTTATATTCCAGAGCAGCACTGGATACAAACAGAAGCCTGATCGGTCCTGGGACCTACGTGATGACCCTGCAGAATGGTTCCGGCCACGAGGATATCCTGGAGGAGTTTGTTTCCAGGGATCATATGGTCATCGGTACCACAGAAGACAACGGCGCAGTTTTGGGCCTTGGCTATGTGAAACGAGGCGGTACAGGCAATACCAACGTAGGCATGCTGGCAGAAGATAAAGAGCAGTTCCTTCCAAGGCTGAAAGAAGCTTTCGAAAGCTGCGGCTTTCGGGTAAATGTCCATTCCAATATCCAGCAGCTTATCTGGAACAAGCTTTTCACTAATGTATCATTAAGTGCGGTCACAGGCATCCTTCAGGTGGATATTGGGTATATCGCATCCAATGAACATGCCTGGAATATGACGGTCCGCCTGATTAAAGAGGCGGCTTCCGTGGCCCGCGGTCTGGGCCTCCATGCGGATGACGATGAGATCATAGAAAAGGTGAAGAAGACATCGGAGATGTCTCCTAACGGCTGCACTTCCATCCGTGCAGATCTTCAAAATGGACGGAAAACAGAAGTAGATACGATCAGCGGCTCCGTAATAAGGGCTGCAAAGAAATGCGGCATTCCGGTACCGATCCATGAGTTCCTGGTGGAAATGGTACACGCTATGGAAGACAAAAGCCGGTAA
- a CDS encoding M28 family peptidase: MSLNKYLNELSMKDPDLRRMALERVLEQEHLPFERQEEAPSPNAPRGIINYLISPEDSRPSLLFCAHYDAVYGSFGANDNAAALCILIALAKALRAENFPVRFAFFDGEETGNTGSRHYVSQMDRQAITGVINLDVCGYGDTIAVYDRGNAKKESVRTFCSKEILAAHNGLLVKFLPKSDEASFTGLRIPAISIASIPRWDIQYLNALSNLGSGFLGHPPEFDMILSQMDVSSTMHGGYRDSPEWVEPEAMTRIYDYLMDALHAPADKKKRFLLF; encoded by the coding sequence ATGAGCCTGAACAAATATCTGAATGAACTTTCCATGAAGGATCCTGACCTGCGCCGTATGGCTCTTGAAAGGGTTCTGGAGCAGGAACACCTGCCTTTTGAGCGCCAGGAAGAAGCGCCCTCCCCCAATGCTCCCAGAGGAATCATCAATTATCTGATTTCTCCGGAAGACAGCAGGCCCAGCCTCTTGTTCTGCGCCCATTACGATGCGGTTTACGGAAGCTTTGGAGCCAATGACAACGCTGCTGCCCTTTGCATCCTGATCGCTCTTGCCAAAGCCCTGCGCGCCGAAAACTTTCCTGTACGTTTCGCATTTTTTGACGGAGAAGAAACAGGCAATACGGGAAGCCGTCATTATGTCAGCCAAATGGACCGCCAGGCCATTACCGGTGTGATTAATCTGGATGTATGCGGTTACGGCGATACCATTGCAGTCTATGACCGGGGGAATGCAAAAAAAGAGTCTGTACGCACTTTCTGCAGCAAGGAAATCCTGGCGGCCCACAACGGCCTCCTGGTGAAATTTTTACCAAAGAGCGACGAAGCCTCTTTCACCGGCCTTCGAATTCCTGCAATCAGCATAGCCTCAATTCCCCGTTGGGATATCCAATATCTAAATGCCCTATCCAATCTGGGCAGTGGATTTTTAGGCCATCCCCCGGAGTTTGATATGATCCTCAGTCAGATGGATGTCTCAAGCACCATGCACGGCGGCTACCGGGACTCTCCTGAATGGGTTGAGCCGGAAGCCATGACGCGTATATATGATTATCTTATGGATGCGCTGCACGCGCCGGCAGATAAGAAAAAGCGGTTCCTTCTGTTTTAA
- a CDS encoding GntR family transcriptional regulator: protein MANRTATNAPGVIYLICAASQGGRTEFYMSLIPFQKLPPRRHTEDARQYAYRIIRHFILNLHLPPGRKMNEVELADALSISRTPVHDTLYKLSRKNLVDVIPQKGAFVSRIDINRIEQTLWINKQLGTAMLQNIFIRKVKRPQFDILYHNLMQQEDYLAQKDLSQSVRLITEYYHLLYDLAGKMDFIWEPVQKAGMDLQRLLYLSASDASVMEDFLRDLTALTDALAERDTDRACTIYHHHLARILLLISPLKERYPDYFIESNKEQTDTSLQEQKGLLYEK, encoded by the coding sequence ATGGCAAACAGGACAGCCACCAACGCCCCAGGCGTTATTTATTTGATTTGTGCCGCCAGTCAAGGCGGCAGAACGGAGTTTTACATGTCACTCATACCGTTTCAAAAATTGCCGCCCCGGAGACATACGGAAGATGCACGCCAATATGCATACCGGATTATCCGGCATTTCATTTTGAACCTTCATCTGCCCCCGGGCCGTAAGATGAACGAGGTAGAACTTGCAGATGCTCTGAGCATAAGCCGGACGCCGGTCCATGATACGCTCTACAAGCTTTCCCGTAAAAATCTGGTGGACGTCATCCCACAAAAGGGAGCCTTTGTATCCAGAATTGACATTAACCGGATTGAGCAAACCTTATGGATTAACAAGCAGCTTGGGACAGCCATGCTTCAAAACATCTTCATCCGAAAAGTGAAACGGCCTCAGTTTGATATTCTTTATCATAACCTGATGCAGCAGGAGGACTATCTGGCCCAAAAGGACTTATCCCAGTCCGTCCGGCTGATCACCGAATATTATCATCTGCTTTATGATCTGGCGGGCAAGATGGACTTCATCTGGGAACCCGTCCAGAAAGCCGGAATGGACTTGCAAAGACTTCTTTACTTATCTGCCTCCGACGCTTCCGTAATGGAAGACTTTCTCAGGGATTTAACTGCACTTACTGATGCGCTTGCAGAACGGGATACAGACCGGGCATGCACCATTTACCATCATCATCTGGCCCGGATCCTTTTGTTAATATCCCCTTTGAAGGAACGCTATCCGGACTATTTTATTGAAAGTAATAAAGAACAGACAGATACCAGTTTACAGGAACAGAAAGGGCTTCTTTATGAAAAATGA
- a CDS encoding YwbE family protein yields MNGQNKIDIKIGATVKIVLKSDQRTGKLTEGIVGKILTNSSFHPHGIKVMLTNGQVGRVQEIL; encoded by the coding sequence ATGAACGGACAAAATAAAATTGATATTAAAATAGGTGCAACAGTAAAAATTGTATTGAAATCTGACCAAAGAACCGGAAAACTAACAGAGGGAATTGTTGGAAAAATACTAACAAACAGCAGCTTTCACCCTCATGGTATCAAAGTGATGTTAACGAATGGACAAGTGGGGAGAGTCCAGGAAATATTATGA
- a CDS encoding homocysteine S-methyltransferase family protein: MDGTANADAIAYIDGLVQPKPVCYMSNCVHPGIVYQALLQPFNQNALVHRFRGIQANTSPLSYAELDGSLDLKCSDPEPFAEEMMKLRRISSMNIYGGCCGTDGRHMEQVARRLRA, translated from the coding sequence ATTGACGGAACGGCAAATGCTGATGCCATCGCCTATATTGACGGTCTGGTCCAGCCGAAACCGGTCTGCTATATGTCCAATTGCGTCCACCCGGGAATTGTATATCAGGCGCTGTTACAGCCCTTTAACCAGAATGCCCTTGTGCACCGTTTTCGGGGAATTCAGGCTAATACTTCGCCATTGTCCTACGCAGAACTGGATGGCTCTTTGGATTTAAAATGTTCAGACCCAGAACCATTTGCGGAAGAAATGATGAAGCTGCGCCGCATAAGCAGCATGAATATATATGGAGGCTGCTGCGGTACAGATGGCAGACATATGGAGCAGGTAGCCCGCAGATTACGGGCATAA
- a CDS encoding ABC transporter ATP-binding protein, translating to MSNNKMNHKNAKQPLRLFWDLLMLQKGKVFLTIFACIFGSMLYTAIPWFMGIAIDNMVAILKEFALPNINKDMVIAAIGTPVLIIIAASALSFLFSYIAERFMADVSEETSLYLRKEISKKLTNLPLRFYDRTKIGSLLSICSTDIDKISEILVIGFNQFMLAFFDLIFGIAIMLWISPKLTGIVLVVVAFSMFTTLFISRKSQAAFRKNLATLGNFNATVEELYSGSLLIKAFNTQDASIEKMKEVNEKQYHAHLKAQFMNYVIYPAVRFINQLAFILSAILGAILVIRGMITLGVVQAYLQYVSQVSEPMTQFAFVTNSFQAALASISRVYEILDAEEEIPDSANSIEIKKPKGEIAFQGVSFGYEPNNLLMKKVNFIAKANQTIAIVGPTGAGKTTLVNLLMRFYEIDNGKILFDGKDTSQMTRQHLRSLFGMVLQDTWLFKGTVADNIAYGRKDATREEIVAAAKLAQCDSFIRTLPDGYDTVISSEQSVLSQGQQQLLTIARTALANPHVLILDEATSSIDTITEIRIQTALAKLMQNRTSFMIAHRLSTIRNANLILVMKDGDIIETGSHDELIARDSFYARLYNS from the coding sequence ATGTCTAACAACAAAATGAACCATAAAAATGCAAAACAGCCATTACGGTTGTTCTGGGATTTGCTAATGTTGCAAAAAGGGAAAGTCTTTCTTACCATTTTTGCTTGTATCTTTGGCAGTATGCTGTATACAGCTATACCATGGTTTATGGGTATTGCCATTGATAATATGGTGGCAATCTTAAAAGAGTTTGCTCTGCCTAATATTAATAAAGACATGGTGATCGCTGCCATAGGCACACCGGTCTTAATCATCATTGCTGCATCTGCACTCTCCTTTCTCTTTTCCTATATCGCAGAAAGGTTCATGGCAGATGTTAGCGAAGAAACATCTCTATATCTTCGCAAGGAGATAAGTAAGAAGCTTACCAATCTTCCCTTGAGATTCTATGATAGAACAAAAATCGGTTCGCTCCTTAGTATTTGCAGTACGGATATTGACAAAATCTCCGAAATCCTGGTCATAGGGTTTAACCAGTTTATGTTGGCCTTTTTTGACTTGATTTTCGGTATTGCTATTATGCTCTGGATCAGCCCCAAGCTAACGGGTATTGTTTTAGTAGTGGTTGCCTTCAGTATGTTTACTACCTTATTCATCTCAAGGAAAAGTCAGGCTGCCTTCAGGAAAAACCTTGCTACACTAGGTAACTTTAATGCGACTGTGGAAGAACTGTACAGCGGCAGCCTTCTTATCAAAGCCTTTAATACACAGGATGCCTCCATTGAAAAAATGAAAGAGGTCAACGAAAAGCAATACCATGCGCATTTGAAAGCGCAATTTATGAACTATGTCATTTATCCAGCGGTGCGTTTTATCAACCAATTGGCATTCATTCTAAGTGCTATTCTAGGAGCGATATTGGTTATCCGAGGAATGATTACCCTTGGGGTTGTTCAAGCGTACTTGCAGTATGTAAGCCAGGTGTCTGAGCCTATGACGCAATTTGCGTTTGTAACGAATTCCTTCCAAGCAGCGTTAGCATCCATAAGCAGGGTTTATGAAATTCTGGATGCCGAGGAAGAAATTCCGGACAGTGCAAATTCTATTGAGATTAAAAAGCCTAAGGGCGAGATAGCGTTTCAGGGAGTCAGCTTTGGTTATGAGCCGAACAACCTATTGATGAAAAAGGTGAATTTTATTGCCAAAGCAAACCAGACAATCGCCATTGTCGGCCCTACAGGTGCGGGTAAAACCACTTTAGTCAATCTCCTAATGCGGTTTTATGAGATTGATAACGGTAAAATTCTCTTTGATGGAAAAGATACATCGCAGATGACCCGCCAGCACCTAAGAAGTCTGTTTGGCATGGTCTTACAGGATACATGGCTGTTTAAAGGAACCGTTGCTGATAATATTGCATATGGAAGAAAGGATGCAACGCGGGAGGAAATCGTTGCGGCTGCAAAGCTTGCTCAATGTGACAGCTTTATCCGAACGCTTCCGGACGGCTATGATACGGTCATCTCCAGTGAGCAGAGTGTTTTGTCCCAAGGGCAGCAGCAATTGCTTACGATTGCCCGTACTGCACTGGCGAATCCCCATGTCCTGATTTTAGACGAGGCTACTTCCAGTATCGATACGATTACGGAGATACGCATTCAAACTGCATTGGCAAAATTGATGCAAAACAGAACCAGCTTTATGATTGCTCACCGGTTATCCACTATCCGCAATGCCAATCTGATTTTGGTGATGAAGGACGGTGATATCATTGAAACTGGTTCTCACGATGAATTGATTGCCCGAGACTCCTTTTATGCTAGACTTTATAACAGCTAA